Sequence from the Malaciobacter pacificus genome:
TTTTCTACCTTTAATTTTTCATAGGGTTTAAATATAATCATTAGTCTTGGTAATAGAAGTAGAGCTGATGTTAAAAGTGAAGCCATAACTACAACTGTTAATAGACCAAAATAGATTGTAGGAATTAGATTTGATAAAATTAAAATAGAGAAACCTAACATAATTACAATAGATGTATAATACATTGCAAAACCTATACTTTTATGAGCTCTTCTCATTGAGTTAACATAATTATGGTCAACTTTGAATTCTTCTTTATATCTATGGATATAGTGAATTGTATCATCAACTCCAATACCAATAGAAATTGCTGCAATTGTAATAGTCATAATATCTAGTGGAATATTTAACCATCCCATTATACCAAATATAGCTGATATTGGTACAATATTAGTTGCTAATGCAATTAGGGCTACTTTTACTGACCTAAATAAAATTAAAAACATAATTAATAGTATAATTAAAACAAAACCTAAAGTTTTGATTTGTGAATCAAAAAGAGATTGAAGCATATTATTATATAAAACCATTAGATTTGAAAGTCTAAATGTAGTATCTTTATCTTCTATTATTTGTTCAACATCATATTTAATTTTGTTTAAAAGTTCATTTCTTCTTAGTTCAGGATTTGAATCAATAATTCTCATACTAATTCTTGCTTCATTTTTCTCAATATTTATATATGGAGATAAAATCAAGTCTTTGTATTCACTTGGAATTTCGTTATATAGTAAAGCTAAAGTTATACCGTCTAACTCTTTCCCATCATTTAATATTTTACCAATTTTCAAAAGAGTTGCCAATGAGTTTACTTTTCCAATTTGAGGAAGAGTTTCAAGATAGTCATGTATGGCTGTAATAGTATCCATTTTATCTTTTGTAAACCAGTATTGTTCATCATTAGCATTTGCTTCAAACTCGTTATCAAAGGAATCAAACATATCAAAAGCATCATTTTGCTCAGGTTTTTCTTCGACTTTTTTCTCAATAGATTTAAATTTTACTATTATATCTAAAGGAGTAGTCCCACCTAATTGCTCATCAATTACTTCCATCCCTTTATAAATATCTGTAGATTTTTTAAAGTAATTAATAAAGCTATTTTCAACTATTAATTTTGAAGCACCAGTTAGTGAAAAGGCCACTACAATTATACTTGCAATTATAATTGCTCTTTTAGAATTTTCTACAATTTTAATACATTTATCAATTAAAGAGAAGTTAGATGTTTTATTATCATGTTCATCTTTTCTTTTCATTAAAATTAATAAAACTGGAAAAACTAAAAAAGCTATTATTAGTGAAATAGCAATACCAGCACTCATCATAAGTCCAAGGTTTTTAACTGGTTCAATACTTGATAAAACAAGTGAAGCAAAACCAGTAATAGTAGTAACTACAGCAAAAAATGATGGATTGAACTTAGATAAAATTGTATTGATTACTAGCTTATATTGGCTAGCATGTTTATATTTTACGTTTAATTCTCTATATCTAACTATTAAGTGCAGTATTATTGATATTGTTATAATTAATTGTAATGATATGAAATTAGATGATATTACAGTAACTTCCCACCCAAATAATCCTAAAAGACCAGTTGTTGAAATTACTGATAAAATACAAATACTAATCGGTATTACAATCCATCTAATATGTCTAAATATAAACCATAAAATAAAAATAAGAATAAATACTAATGTAGAACCATATATTTTTAAGTCATTTTTTACAAAGCCAATTACATCATTGGCAATCATACTAACTCCACCTAAAAATATTTTTGAGTCATTAGAGTATTTAGAGATTATATTTCTAATATTTTCGATATCTTTACTCTCTTTTTCTCTTAAGTAATCTCTATATTTTTTAAACTCTTTTTGAATTAATTCAAGTTCTTTTAAATCATCATTTGTGGCACTATTGTTTTTTTGTTTTTTTAATAATAAATTTCTTTTTTCTAAAAGTTCGTAATATTTTCTCTCTTCTTTTAAACTTAACACAATAGCTGTAGTTTTTAAATCTTCACTAACAAGTGCATTTTTATATAAAGGAGAAGTTAAAAACTCATTTTTGATTAAATCTTTGTTTGGATTTTGTTTTGTTTGTAGTGTATCAATTCCAGAAACTAGCTCAGAAATAGGTTTAATTGGAGATTGAAGCAATGGTACATTTAAAATTGAAGTAACATTTTCAACTACATCTAAAGATAAAAAATCTTTACTAATATTTTCAATTATATTAAGATTCTTCTCATCAAGTAATTCGCCTTGTTTAGGACTAAATGCTACAATTAAAAAGTTGGGGTTTTTATATGTTTTGTTTACTTCTCTGTAGA
This genomic interval carries:
- a CDS encoding efflux RND transporter permease subunit; translated protein: MIKKFYDKLILKYPLAILIILLSLIGILGYFATKLEIDASSETLLVEDDKDLKFYREVNKTYKNPNFLIVAFSPKQGELLDEKNLNIIENISKDFLSLDVVENVTSILNVPLLQSPIKPISELVSGIDTLQTKQNPNKDLIKNEFLTSPLYKNALVSEDLKTTAIVLSLKEERKYYELLEKRNLLLKKQKNNSATNDDLKELELIQKEFKKYRDYLREKESKDIENIRNIISKYSNDSKIFLGGVSMIANDVIGFVKNDLKIYGSTLVFILIFILWFIFRHIRWIVIPISICILSVISTTGLLGLFGWEVTVISSNFISLQLIITISIILHLIVRYRELNVKYKHASQYKLVINTILSKFNPSFFAVVTTITGFASLVLSSIEPVKNLGLMMSAGIAISLIIAFLVFPVLLILMKRKDEHDNKTSNFSLIDKCIKIVENSKRAIIIASIIVVAFSLTGASKLIVENSFINYFKKSTDIYKGMEVIDEQLGGTTPLDIIVKFKSIEKKVEEKPEQNDAFDMFDSFDNEFEANANDEQYWFTKDKMDTITAIHDYLETLPQIGKVNSLATLLKIGKILNDGKELDGITLALLYNEIPSEYKDLILSPYINIEKNEARISMRIIDSNPELRRNELLNKIKYDVEQIIEDKDTTFRLSNLMVLYNNMLQSLFDSQIKTLGFVLIILLIMFLILFRSVKVALIALATNIVPISAIFGIMGWLNIPLDIMTITIAAISIGIGVDDTIHYIHRYKEEFKVDHNYVNSMRRAHKSIGFAMYYTSIVIMLGFSILILSNLIPTIYFGLLTVVVMASLLTSALLLLPRLMIIFKPYEKLKVEK